Proteins encoded in a region of the Methylobacterium radiotolerans JCM 2831 genome:
- the fdh3B gene encoding formate dehydrogenase FDH3 subunit beta: protein MARMKFLCDADRCIECNACVTACKNEHEVPWGINRRRVVTLNDGKPGERSVSMACMHCTDAPCAAVCPVNCFYTTADAVVLHSKDICIGCGYCFYACPFGAPQYPRVGNFGSRGKMDKCTYCSGGPEPDLSTAEYEKYGSNRLAEGKLPLCAEMCSTKALLAGDGEMIAEIYKQRVIKRGYGSGAWGWKTAYRETIAI, encoded by the coding sequence ATGGCGCGCATGAAGTTTCTCTGCGACGCGGATCGTTGCATCGAGTGCAACGCCTGCGTCACCGCCTGCAAGAACGAGCACGAAGTGCCGTGGGGCATCAACCGGCGGCGGGTGGTGACGCTCAACGACGGCAAGCCCGGCGAGCGCTCGGTCTCAATGGCCTGCATGCACTGCACCGACGCGCCCTGCGCGGCCGTGTGCCCGGTCAACTGCTTCTACACCACCGCCGACGCGGTGGTGCTGCACTCCAAGGACATCTGCATCGGCTGCGGCTACTGCTTCTATGCCTGCCCGTTCGGCGCACCGCAGTACCCGCGCGTCGGGAACTTCGGGTCCCGAGGCAAGATGGACAAGTGCACCTACTGCTCGGGTGGCCCCGAGCCCGATCTCTCGACCGCCGAGTACGAGAAGTACGGTTCGAACCGGCTCGCGGAGGGCAAGCTGCCGCTCTGCGCCGAGATGTGCTCGACCAAGGCCCTGCTCGCGGGCGACGGCGAGATGATCGCCGAGATCTACAAGCAGCGGGTGATCAAGCGCGGGTACGGCTCGGGGGCCTGGGGCTGGAAGACGGCCTATCGCGAGACGATCGCGATCTGA
- a CDS encoding formate dehydrogenase subunit alpha, whose amino-acid sequence MLTKRKSGEASRSKHQAVAAGLAAGVLDRRAFLRKSGLTAGALAAAGSIQLGAVRKAEAAGSSAVGPETVIKKNICTHCSVGCTVTAEVVNGVWVGQEPSWASPINRGTHCAKGAAIRELVSSDRRLKYPMKLVGGQWQRISWDQAIDEIGDKLLQIREKWGSDSVYWLGSAKYTNEAAYLLRKFGAFWGTNNVDHQARICHSTTVAGVANTWGYGAQTNSYNDIRNAKTMIIMGGNPAEAHPISMQHVLSGKEINRANLIVIDPRFTRTAAHATDYVRIRSGTDIPVAWGMLWHIFQNGWEDKEFIRQRVYAMDDVRKEVAKWTPEEVERVSGVPGEQLRRIAEKFAKEKPATMIWCMGNTQHTVGTANVRALCILCLATGNVGKPGTGANIFRGHTNVQGATDLGLDVTTLPLYYGLVEGGWRHWARVWEVDYAWLQSRFDEVPATAGRKARSRKENMETPGITSTRWFDSVNLPPEQIDQRSPTRAMMISGHGGNTVTRLPEALEGLNKLDLMVVADPHPTTFAALDARQDNTYLLPICTSLEMDGCRTASNRSLQWGEQIVKPAFESKNDYEFLYLLSKKLGFADPMFKNIKVENNVPLAEDILREINRGGWSTGYCGQSPERLKAHMRNQQKFDLVTLRAPKDDPEVGGDYYGLPWPCWGKPEIRHPGSAILYNTALHVKEGGGTFRARFGTERNGETLLAEDSYSNGSDLTDGYPEFTLGVFKKLGWDKDLTADELATILKIGGDKPDTVSWATDLSGGIQRVCLERGVSPFGNGKARANAWNLPDPVPVHREPIYSPRPDLVAKYPTRPDERQFRMPNIGFSVQKSAVERNVARDFPIILTSGRLVEYEGGGEETRSNPWLAELQQDMFVEINTGDAAERGIKDGQWVWVTGAENNSKTKVKALVTDRVGKGVAFMPFHFSGWYQGKDMRDYYPKGTDPVVLGESVNTVTTYGFDPVTGMQETKATLCQIRAA is encoded by the coding sequence ATGCTGACGAAGCGGAAGAGCGGCGAGGCCAGCCGCAGCAAGCATCAGGCGGTCGCGGCCGGTCTCGCGGCCGGCGTGCTCGACCGGCGTGCGTTCCTGCGCAAGTCCGGGCTCACGGCGGGAGCGCTCGCCGCCGCGGGCTCGATCCAGCTCGGCGCCGTCCGCAAGGCCGAGGCCGCCGGCTCGTCGGCGGTCGGGCCGGAGACGGTCATCAAGAAGAACATCTGCACGCATTGCTCGGTCGGCTGCACGGTGACCGCCGAAGTCGTGAACGGCGTCTGGGTCGGCCAGGAGCCGTCCTGGGCAAGTCCCATCAACCGCGGAACCCATTGCGCCAAGGGGGCCGCCATCCGCGAGCTGGTCTCGTCGGACCGCCGCCTGAAATATCCGATGAAACTCGTCGGCGGCCAGTGGCAGCGGATCTCCTGGGATCAGGCGATCGACGAGATCGGCGACAAGCTGCTGCAGATCCGCGAGAAGTGGGGCTCCGATTCCGTCTACTGGCTGGGCTCGGCCAAGTACACGAACGAGGCCGCGTACCTGTTGCGGAAATTCGGGGCGTTCTGGGGCACCAACAACGTCGACCACCAGGCGCGCATCTGCCACTCGACCACCGTGGCGGGCGTGGCGAATACCTGGGGCTACGGCGCCCAGACCAACTCGTACAACGACATCCGCAACGCCAAGACCATGATCATCATGGGCGGCAATCCCGCCGAGGCGCACCCGATCTCGATGCAGCACGTGCTGTCCGGGAAGGAGATCAACCGCGCCAACCTGATCGTCATCGACCCCCGTTTCACCCGCACGGCGGCGCACGCCACCGACTACGTGCGCATCCGCTCGGGGACCGACATCCCGGTCGCGTGGGGCATGCTCTGGCACATCTTCCAGAACGGCTGGGAGGACAAAGAATTCATCCGCCAGCGGGTCTACGCGATGGACGACGTCCGCAAGGAGGTCGCCAAATGGACGCCCGAGGAAGTGGAGCGCGTGTCCGGCGTGCCGGGCGAGCAGCTCCGCCGCATCGCGGAGAAGTTCGCCAAGGAGAAGCCCGCCACCATGATCTGGTGCATGGGCAACACGCAGCACACGGTCGGCACCGCCAATGTGCGCGCGCTCTGCATCCTGTGCTTGGCCACGGGCAATGTCGGCAAGCCGGGCACGGGCGCCAACATCTTCCGCGGGCACACGAACGTGCAGGGGGCGACCGACCTCGGCCTCGATGTGACGACCCTGCCGCTCTACTACGGCTTGGTCGAGGGCGGCTGGCGGCACTGGGCCCGCGTCTGGGAGGTGGACTACGCGTGGCTGCAGTCGCGCTTCGATGAGGTCCCCGCGACGGCCGGCCGCAAGGCGCGGTCCCGCAAGGAGAACATGGAGACCCCGGGCATCACCTCGACCCGCTGGTTCGACTCCGTGAACCTCCCGCCCGAACAGATCGATCAGCGCAGCCCCACGCGGGCGATGATGATCTCGGGCCATGGCGGCAACACCGTCACGCGGCTGCCCGAGGCCCTCGAGGGCCTGAACAAGCTCGACCTGATGGTCGTCGCGGACCCGCATCCGACCACCTTCGCGGCGCTCGATGCCCGGCAGGACAACACCTACCTGCTGCCGATCTGCACCTCGCTGGAGATGGACGGCTGCCGCACGGCGTCCAACCGGTCGCTGCAATGGGGCGAGCAGATCGTGAAGCCCGCCTTCGAGTCCAAGAACGACTACGAGTTCCTCTACCTGCTCTCGAAGAAGCTCGGCTTCGCCGACCCGATGTTCAAGAACATCAAGGTCGAGAACAACGTCCCCTTGGCCGAGGACATCCTGAGGGAGATCAACCGCGGCGGCTGGTCGACGGGCTATTGCGGGCAGTCGCCCGAGCGCCTGAAGGCGCATATGCGCAACCAGCAGAAGTTCGATCTCGTCACCCTGCGGGCGCCGAAGGACGATCCGGAGGTCGGCGGGGATTATTACGGCCTGCCCTGGCCCTGCTGGGGCAAGCCCGAGATCCGCCATCCCGGCTCGGCCATCCTGTACAACACGGCTCTGCACGTGAAGGAGGGCGGCGGCACGTTCCGCGCGCGCTTCGGCACCGAACGCAACGGCGAGACCCTGCTGGCCGAGGATTCCTACTCCAACGGCTCGGACCTGACCGACGGCTATCCGGAATTCACCCTCGGCGTGTTCAAGAAGCTCGGGTGGGACAAGGATCTCACGGCGGACGAGCTGGCGACCATCCTGAAGATCGGCGGCGACAAGCCCGACACGGTGAGCTGGGCGACCGACCTCTCGGGTGGCATCCAGCGCGTCTGTCTCGAGCGAGGCGTCTCGCCGTTCGGCAACGGCAAGGCGCGCGCGAATGCCTGGAACCTGCCCGACCCGGTGCCGGTCCATCGCGAGCCGATCTACTCACCGCGCCCCGATCTGGTCGCCAAGTACCCGACCCGGCCCGACGAGCGGCAGTTCCGCATGCCCAATATCGGGTTCTCGGTGCAGAAATCCGCGGTCGAGCGCAACGTCGCCCGGGACTTCCCGATCATCCTCACCTCGGGCCGCCTCGTCGAGTATGAGGGCGGCGGCGAGGAGACCCGCTCCAACCCGTGGCTCGCCGAGCTGCAGCAGGACATGTTCGTCGAGATCAACACCGGTGACGCGGCCGAGCGCGGCATCAAGGATGGTCAGTGGGTCTGGGTCACGGGCGCGGAGAACAACTCCAAGACGAAGGTGAAGGCCCTCGTGACCGACCGCGTCGGGAAAGGCGTCGCGTTCATGCCGTTCCATTTCTCCGGCTGGTACCAGGGCAAGGACATGCGCGACTACTACCCGAAGGGCACCGACCCGGTCGTGCTCGGCGAGAGCGTCAACACCGTCACGACCTACGGCTTCGATCCCGTCACCGGCATGCAGGAGACGAAAGCCACCCTGTGTCAGATCCGAGCGGCCTGA
- a CDS encoding formate dehydrogenase, which translates to MRQDPKTLGRRQFFRALGGSTVAAAAAVASPMAATEAQAYDPGQDETRSRYRLSDHVKAFYRTNGYETLLKNPDPAPGTK; encoded by the coding sequence ATGCGGCAGGATCCGAAGACACTCGGTCGTCGCCAGTTCTTTCGGGCGCTCGGCGGGAGCACCGTGGCGGCCGCCGCCGCGGTCGCGTCGCCGATGGCTGCGACGGAGGCCCAGGCCTACGACCCGGGCCAGGACGAGACGCGCAGCCGGTACCGCCTGAGCGATCACGTGAAGGCGTTCTACCGGACCAACGGCTACGAGACGCTCCTGAAAAATCCCGATCCTGCGCCGGGGACGAAGTGA
- a CDS encoding TorD/DmsD family molecular chaperone yields the protein MESEALGGARVDDVDGLRARHYDLLAVLLGRPPGQDLLDTLAGLSGGGGILGQHVADLSRAAAETTGAEVEREFFALFIGVGRGELLPYASYYLTGFLNERPLALVREDLAALGLSRVEAMSEPEDHLAFLMDVMAGLAGGRFEAGPDVQARFFGRHLVPWADRFFEDLERAKNARFYRAVGSLGRTFMEVEAEAFAMDA from the coding sequence ATGGAATCGGAGGCGCTGGGCGGCGCCCGCGTGGACGACGTCGACGGACTTCGCGCGCGGCACTACGACCTCCTGGCCGTCCTGCTCGGACGTCCGCCCGGCCAGGACCTTCTCGATACGCTCGCCGGCCTCTCGGGCGGCGGAGGGATCCTCGGTCAGCACGTCGCGGATCTGAGCCGCGCGGCGGCAGAGACGACGGGCGCAGAGGTCGAGCGCGAGTTCTTCGCACTCTTCATCGGCGTTGGTCGGGGCGAGCTTCTCCCCTACGCCTCCTACTATCTCACCGGCTTCCTCAACGAGCGCCCGCTCGCGCTGGTCCGAGAGGACCTCGCGGCTCTCGGCCTCTCGCGGGTTGAGGCCATGAGCGAGCCGGAGGACCACCTGGCCTTCCTCATGGATGTGATGGCGGGGCTCGCCGGCGGGCGGTTCGAGGCCGGGCCCGATGTACAGGCACGCTTCTTCGGCCGGCACCTCGTTCCCTGGGCAGATCGCTTCTTCGAAGATCTTGAGCGGGCGAAGAACGCGCGCTTCTACCGCGCGGTGGGCAGCCTGGGACGGACCTTCATGGAGGTGGAGGCGGAAGCCTTCGCGATGGATGCGTGA
- a CDS encoding DUF3306 domain-containing protein: MSENFLSRWTRRKRAVRAAALAERAAPAVSARAPLPEPDAEGAEADLIAPQTGPEARPPEPEPADDPVLDLPSLEALTAETDLAPFLRAGVPAVLRNAALRRMWSLDPAIRDFVSEAREYAYDWNSPGGVPGLGPLLPSDNVQAMLGRLLGGAAEATPASAETPDSPPDGSPEPGQTPECPLAADSAPPGPDPADHAPALPAPTATVQLAAPAFSDPTPARDSVPAADGKETRPEPRLRRHGGAMPSTS; the protein is encoded by the coding sequence ATGAGCGAGAATTTCCTCTCGCGGTGGACCCGGCGCAAGCGCGCCGTGCGCGCGGCCGCCCTGGCGGAACGGGCCGCGCCGGCCGTCTCCGCCAGGGCGCCTCTCCCGGAGCCGGACGCGGAAGGCGCCGAGGCGGATCTCATCGCGCCGCAGACCGGCCCCGAGGCGCGGCCGCCGGAACCGGAGCCGGCGGACGATCCCGTGCTGGATCTCCCCTCCCTCGAAGCCCTGACCGCGGAGACCGACCTCGCCCCGTTCCTGCGGGCCGGCGTCCCGGCGGTCCTGCGCAACGCGGCCCTGCGCCGGATGTGGTCGCTCGACCCCGCCATCCGGGACTTCGTCAGCGAGGCGCGGGAATACGCTTACGACTGGAACAGCCCGGGCGGCGTCCCCGGCCTCGGCCCGCTCCTGCCGAGCGACAACGTCCAGGCGATGCTCGGCCGTCTCCTGGGCGGGGCCGCCGAAGCGACGCCGGCATCGGCTGAGACCCCCGACAGCCCGCCCGACGGTTCGCCGGAGCCCGGTCAGACGCCGGAATGTCCTCTCGCGGCCGATTCCGCTCCGCCCGGACCTGATCCGGCGGACCACGCGCCGGCCCTCCCGGCCCCCACGGCTACGGTCCAGCTAGCCGCTCCGGCCTTTTCTGATCCGACGCCCGCGCGCGACTCCGTGCCCGCAGCCGACGGAAAGGAGACGCGTCCGGAACCGCGCCTGCGGCGTCACGGCGGCGCGATGCCCAGTACGAGCTAG